A genomic region of Oncorhynchus keta strain PuntledgeMale-10-30-2019 unplaced genomic scaffold, Oket_V2 Un_contig_4386_pilon_pilon, whole genome shotgun sequence contains the following coding sequences:
- the LOC118382131 gene encoding LOW QUALITY PROTEIN: lysophospholipid acyltransferase 1-like (The sequence of the model RefSeq protein was modified relative to this genomic sequence to represent the inferred CDS: inserted 1 base in 1 codon; deleted 1 base in 1 codon), producing MDEFTTSSFKTTGSKWLLPVSDFFGFPLDQVNFLACQVFALGASFWFRLYLSPQFSSPVVRHAVATLFGLSLVIFCFGWYAVHISVLVMVCYRILVTADIHNIHRYTMITAVSYLAVCQVSRVFIYNYGILSTDFSGPLMIITQKTTMLAFQVHDGMCKKREDLTADQRLHAVDSKPSLIEYLSYNLNFLSILVGPCSHYKDYIDFIEGRHVQRRLRRLSSSTTGQNGHDKVSELSPMAAVTRKLLICGVCMVLFLTLTKAFPVTYNVDRHFVXEAPFLTRLTYAFFSIQAARPKFYFAWTLADAINNAAGYGFKGVDEAGQVSWDLISNISIWGIETATSFKKFIDNWNIQTGVWLKTVCYDRAPRYPTAPTFTLSPLSSVCVTTVLPVTPQL from the exons ATGGACGAGTTCACAACCTCTTCGTTTAAAACTACCGGTTCCAAATGGTTGCTTCCAGTCAGCGATTTCTTTGGATTCCCATTGGATCAG GTGAACTTCTTGGCATGTCAGGTGTTTGCCCTTGGTGCCTCCTTCTGGTTCCGTCTTTACCTCAGCCCTCAGTTCTCCAGCCCCGTGGTCCGCCATGCTGTCGCCACACTCTTTGGCCTCTCCTTGGTCATATTCTGTTTCGGCTG GTATGCAGTCCATATCTCCGTCTTGGTGATGGTTTGCTACAGGATTCTGGTCACAGCTGATATCCACAACAttcacag GTATACTATGATCACGGCCGTCAGCTACCTCGCAGTGTGTCAGGTGAGCAGAGTCTTCATCTATAACTATGGGATCCTCTCAACAGACTTCTCTGG GCCGTTGATGATAATTACCCAGAAAACCACTATGTTAGCTTTCCAAGTGCATGATG GTATGTGTAAAAAGCGCGAGGACCTCACGGCCGATCAGAGGCTCCATGCTGTAGA CTCCAAGCCGTCTCTGATAGAATACCTGAGCTACAACCTGAACTTCCTCAGTATCCTGGTGGGACCCTGCAGTCACTATAAGGACTACATAGACTTTATAGAGGGGAGACACGTTCAGAGGAGGCTGAGAAGGCTTTCTAGC TCCACCACTGGACAGAATGGACATGATAAAGTCTCAGAGCTCTCACCTATG GCTGCTGTCACACGTAAACTGCTGATCTGTGGTGTGTGCATGGTTTTGTTCCTGACCCTCACCAAAGCGTTCCCCGTCACATATAACGTTGACAGACATTTCG ACGAGGCACCTTTCCTGACCAGACTGACATATGCCTTCTTCTCTATACAAGCTGCTAGACCCAAGTTCTACTTCGCCTGGACTTTAG CGGATGCCATCAACAACGCAGCAGGTTATGGTTTTAAAGGTGTGGATGAAGCTGGACAGGTGTCCTGGGACCTCATCTCCAACATCAGTATCTGGGGGATTGAG ACAGCAACTAGCTTCAAGAAGTTCATAGATAACTGGAATATTCAGACTGGTGTTTGGCTCAAAAC tGTGTGTTACGACCGTGCTCCCCGTTACCCCACAGCCCCGACCttcaccctgtctcctctctcttcagtGTGTGTTACGACCGTGCTCCCCGTTACCCCACAGCTCTGA